From a region of the Paenibacillus sp. R14(2021) genome:
- a CDS encoding galactokinase, which produces MANLHELTQRFLSVYGESHEQISIFHAPGRVNLIGEHTDYNGGYVFPAALTFGTTLLIRKRDDNQLGLASTNFDEHKHLPISPIVYDEADDWMNYPKGIVNELQQRGTVFENGYDLLFHGEIPNGAGLSSSASIEVVTAYGLLTMAGYPIDTVQIALLSQKSENEFNGVQCGIMDQFAVANGKKDHAILLMCDTLEYDLVPFNSGDYQLVIGNTNKRRGLVDSKYNERRSQCEQAVQDLKAAFPELTLLGQLSLEDFNANKHLIKDEIVRKRAEHVVEEIDRVLQSMKVLQTNDLAAFGQLMNASHDSLRDLYEVTGDELDAMVAAARQVKGVLGSRMTGAGFGGCTVSLVHKDSIETFKSEVGRNYTAATGLTPDFYVCTIGNGVERLV; this is translated from the coding sequence GCCGGGTCAACCTGATCGGCGAGCATACGGATTACAATGGCGGCTACGTGTTTCCCGCTGCGCTGACATTCGGTACGACGCTGCTGATACGCAAGCGCGACGACAATCAGCTCGGTCTCGCATCGACGAACTTCGACGAGCATAAGCATCTGCCGATTTCCCCGATCGTCTACGATGAGGCGGATGACTGGATGAACTATCCGAAGGGGATCGTGAACGAGCTGCAGCAGCGCGGCACGGTGTTCGAGAACGGCTATGATCTGCTTTTCCACGGTGAAATCCCGAATGGCGCGGGCCTGTCTTCCTCGGCTTCTATCGAAGTCGTTACCGCATACGGTCTGCTCACGATGGCGGGTTACCCGATTGACACGGTGCAAATCGCGCTGCTGTCCCAGAAATCCGAGAATGAATTCAACGGTGTGCAGTGCGGTATCATGGATCAATTCGCGGTGGCGAACGGCAAGAAGGACCACGCGATTCTGCTGATGTGCGACACGCTGGAATACGACCTGGTGCCGTTCAACTCCGGCGACTATCAGCTGGTAATCGGCAACACGAACAAACGCCGCGGCTTGGTGGATTCCAAGTACAACGAGCGCCGCAGCCAATGCGAGCAGGCGGTACAGGATCTGAAAGCGGCTTTCCCGGAGCTTACGCTCCTCGGCCAGTTATCGCTTGAGGATTTCAATGCGAACAAGCACCTCATCAAGGACGAAATCGTTCGCAAACGCGCCGAGCATGTCGTCGAAGAAATCGACCGCGTGCTGCAATCCATGAAGGTACTCCAAACGAACGATCTTGCAGCATTCGGGCAGCTGATGAACGCATCGCATGACTCGCTCCGCGATTTGTATGAAGTAACGGGAGATGAGCTTGATGCCATGGTAGCCGCGGCGCGTCAGGTTAAAGGCGTACTGGGCTCCCGGATGACAGGCGCCGGCTTCGGCGGCTGCACGGTGTCGCTCGTTCATAAAGACAGCATCGAGACGTTCAAGTCCGAGGTTGGACGCAATTATACGGCAGCTACAGGCTTAACCCCGGATTTCTACGTCTGCACGATCGGCAACGGCGTAGAGCGATTGGTTTAA
- the galE gene encoding UDP-glucose 4-epimerase GalE — translation MAVLVTGGAGYIGSHAVAALIERGEEIVIVDNLQQGHKDAVLGGKLYVGDLRDAEFLDTVFGENSIDAVIHFAANSLVGESMKDPGKYYHNNVYGTLCLLEKMNQYGVKRIVFSSTAATYGEPESIPIREDDRTLPTNTYGETKLAMEKMMKWFDVAYELKYVSLRYFNAAGAHASGRIGEDHNPETHLVPLVLQTALGQRKHISIFGDDYATEDGTCIRDYIHVSDLADAHVLAVDRLRKGGESAVYNLGNGTGFSVKQVIDIARQVTGREIPAVMEARRAGDPAVLVASSDRARTELGWNPTRNKLEDIIGSAWAWHQSNPSGYNKQ, via the coding sequence ATGGCAGTACTCGTAACCGGAGGAGCGGGCTATATCGGCTCGCACGCAGTAGCGGCGCTCATCGAGCGCGGCGAAGAGATCGTCATCGTCGATAACCTGCAGCAGGGACATAAGGATGCGGTGCTTGGCGGCAAATTGTACGTCGGCGATCTGCGCGACGCCGAGTTTCTTGATACGGTGTTCGGCGAGAACAGCATTGACGCGGTCATCCATTTCGCGGCGAATTCGCTTGTCGGTGAAAGCATGAAGGATCCCGGCAAATATTATCACAACAATGTCTACGGCACGCTTTGCCTGCTCGAGAAGATGAACCAGTACGGCGTGAAGCGGATTGTCTTCTCGTCGACGGCAGCCACGTACGGCGAACCGGAATCGATTCCGATTCGTGAGGATGACCGTACGCTGCCAACGAACACGTACGGCGAGACGAAGCTTGCGATGGAGAAAATGATGAAATGGTTCGACGTCGCCTATGAGCTTAAATACGTGTCGCTGCGGTATTTCAACGCGGCTGGCGCGCATGCAAGCGGCCGGATCGGCGAAGATCACAATCCGGAGACGCATCTGGTGCCGCTTGTGCTCCAAACCGCGCTCGGCCAGCGCAAGCACATTTCGATCTTCGGCGATGATTATGCGACAGAAGACGGCACATGCATCCGCGATTACATTCATGTAAGCGATCTGGCGGACGCACATGTGCTGGCAGTAGACCGGCTGCGTAAGGGCGGCGAGAGCGCCGTGTATAATTTGGGCAACGGAACCGGCTTCTCCGTGAAGCAGGTCATCGATATTGCCCGCCAAGTGACGGGCCGCGAAATTCCGGCCGTGATGGAAGCGCGCCGCGCCGGAGACCCGGCCGTGCTTGTCGCTTCTTCCGACCGTGCCCGCACGGAGCTCGGCTGGAACCCGACCCGCAACAAGCTGGAAGACATCATCGGCAGCGCGTGGGCGTGGCATCAGAGCAACCCAAGCGGATACAACAAGCAATAG
- a CDS encoding UDP-glucose--hexose-1-phosphate uridylyltransferase, with product MTNQHTPGSEDVLLLIERLVQFAAQRGMIEPPLDMYASRNALIDLFGFTEAYAGEVPEERLDSPAALLEPLLDYGASIGLITDNTTTFRDLLDARIMGLLMPRPSEAAAQFRRTAESEGIAKATDAFYRLSIDSNYIRMDRIAKNQYWQQPTDYGKLEITVNLSKPEKDPKEIALLKTMAPSNYPKCLLCADNVGYAGRADHPGRQNLRVVPLELQGETWYFQYSPYVYYNEHSIVFHGKHVPMRITHATFARLLDFVDAFPHYFIGSNADLPIVGGSILNHDHFQAGRHVFPMETAAAEQTFVHPSSSGLTYSIVAWPMSVVRVNGSDKAEVLKAAGAILDAWRAYSDPEADVYAFTEKDGEQVPHNTITPIARLREGGGYELDLVLRNNRTSEEHPDGIFHPHQHLHHIKKENIGLIEVMGLAVLPGRLKTELEEIASLLTGGTALDQASLLNGPLGKHAEWIGGLAEEHGTSLTRDQAESLLRDEVGRKFLDVLGDAGVYKRTAAGQEAFARFLTSLGLVPLK from the coding sequence ATGACAAACCAACATACGCCCGGCTCGGAAGACGTGCTGCTGCTAATCGAACGGCTTGTTCAGTTTGCCGCGCAGCGCGGGATGATCGAGCCTCCGCTGGATATGTACGCATCTCGTAATGCGCTGATCGATCTGTTCGGCTTCACCGAAGCCTACGCCGGAGAAGTGCCGGAAGAACGGCTCGACAGCCCGGCTGCGCTGCTGGAGCCGCTGCTTGATTACGGCGCGTCCATCGGCCTTATCACGGATAATACGACGACCTTCCGCGATCTGCTGGACGCCCGCATCATGGGACTGCTCATGCCGCGCCCGTCGGAGGCGGCGGCGCAGTTCCGTCGTACGGCGGAAAGCGAAGGAATCGCGAAGGCGACCGATGCGTTCTACCGGCTCAGCATCGATTCCAACTACATCCGCATGGACCGCATCGCGAAGAATCAATACTGGCAGCAGCCGACGGATTACGGCAAGCTTGAAATCACCGTCAACCTCTCTAAGCCGGAGAAGGATCCGAAGGAAATCGCCCTGCTCAAGACGATGGCGCCGAGCAATTATCCGAAATGCCTGCTCTGCGCGGACAATGTCGGCTACGCTGGCCGCGCGGACCATCCGGGACGCCAAAACCTGCGCGTTGTGCCGCTGGAGCTGCAGGGCGAAACCTGGTACTTCCAGTACTCGCCTTACGTGTATTACAACGAGCACAGCATTGTCTTTCACGGCAAGCATGTACCGATGCGGATTACGCACGCCACCTTCGCTCGCCTGCTTGATTTCGTAGACGCCTTCCCGCACTATTTCATCGGCTCCAATGCGGATCTGCCGATTGTCGGCGGCTCGATTCTGAACCATGATCACTTTCAAGCCGGCCGCCATGTGTTTCCCATGGAGACGGCTGCTGCCGAGCAGACCTTCGTTCATCCATCGTCCAGCGGCCTGACGTACAGCATCGTCGCATGGCCGATGAGCGTCGTGCGCGTGAACGGCAGCGACAAGGCGGAGGTGCTGAAGGCAGCAGGTGCAATCTTGGATGCTTGGCGCGCTTACAGCGATCCGGAAGCGGACGTCTATGCTTTTACGGAGAAAGACGGCGAACAGGTGCCGCATAACACGATTACGCCGATTGCCCGGCTACGCGAAGGCGGCGGATATGAGCTGGATCTCGTTCTCCGCAACAACCGGACAAGCGAAGAGCATCCGGATGGCATCTTCCATCCGCATCAGCATCTGCATCACATCAAGAAAGAAAATATCGGCTTGATCGAGGTTATGGGACTGGCGGTTCTCCCGGGCCGGCTCAAAACCGAGCTGGAAGAGATCGCTTCGCTCCTTACAGGTGGGACGGCGCTTGACCAGGCTTCGCTTCTTAACGGTCCGCTGGGCAAACATGCCGAGTGGATCGGCGGGCTGGCTGAGGAACACGGCACGTCATTGACGCGCGATCAGGCGGAGTCGCTGCTGCGCGATGAAGTCGGACGCAAGTTTCTGGACGTGCTGGGGGATGCCGGCGTATACAAGCGTACGGCAGCCGGCCAAGAAGCGTTCGCGCGTTTCTTGACATCGCTCGGCCTCGTTCCGCTCAAATAA
- a CDS encoding DUF1128 domain-containing protein yields the protein MRNLEEPNQENIAYMIEEIKTKLRMASGAAMQASNFSLDKYEDLRDVYEIVAGKDKFSISEVEAIVSELGQLRV from the coding sequence ATGAGAAATTTAGAGGAACCGAATCAAGAGAATATTGCCTATATGATCGAGGAAATTAAGACGAAGCTGCGCATGGCTTCCGGCGCTGCCATGCAGGCATCCAATTTCAGCCTGGACAAATACGAGGATTTGAGAGATGTCTACGAAATCGTGGCCGGCAAGGATAAATTCAGCATCAGCGAAGTAGAAGCCATCGTATCGGAGCTTGGCCAACTGCGGGTATAA
- the yyaC gene encoding spore protease YyaC gives MGNRAKARRARTADTVSRQRVEAEGLAVFLKQLAALEPDPARIGFICIGTDCSTGDSYGPLVGSLLAQAGWRVVIGTLEQPCDSDRYEAMKAGIPEGLTTIAIDACLGKKEEKPGYIVGEGPLYPGHALGKRLGPAGDYSIAGIVGRAGVKPYWTIQHASLYEAMGMARDTAAAIQAAWHMPAVHAIYLR, from the coding sequence ATGGGCAACCGGGCAAAGGCGCGCAGGGCGCGAACCGCGGATACGGTGTCCCGGCAGCGGGTGGAAGCGGAAGGGCTGGCTGTTTTTCTGAAGCAGTTAGCTGCGCTCGAACCTGATCCCGCACGAATCGGATTTATTTGCATCGGCACCGATTGTTCGACCGGTGATTCCTATGGACCGCTGGTCGGAAGCTTGCTTGCGCAGGCCGGCTGGCGGGTTGTTATCGGTACACTGGAGCAGCCCTGCGACTCGGATCGTTACGAAGCTATGAAGGCGGGGATTCCGGAGGGGCTGACGACAATAGCAATAGATGCATGCTTGGGTAAGAAAGAAGAGAAGCCGGGCTATATCGTCGGCGAAGGCCCGCTCTATCCGGGACATGCGCTCGGCAAGAGATTGGGGCCGGCCGGTGATTACAGCATTGCCGGTATTGTAGGCCGGGCGGGCGTGAAGCCCTACTGGACGATTCAGCACGCCTCGTTATATGAAGCGATGGGCATGGCCCGCGATACGGCGGCTGCCATTCAAGCCGCGTGGCATATGCCGGCCGTTCATGCGATTTATTTACGCTAA
- a CDS encoding alpha/beta fold hydrolase: MTLNNRSIADQTYTLPDGQVIAYYDSGSASVSADTTQHVIVLLHGFCGSSAYWGELIPLLSGEGRVIAPDLRGHGLSTAPDQEAYEMGDFARDLKLLLGHLNVSTVHLFGHSLGGYVSLAFAESYSEQLDALGLIHSTAKADSAAAQANRDKAAHALKEGGIQPFVEGLVPKLFAPNHKSSMADRVQAMIEAGYETSAAGAAATALGMKARPDRTAVLDGLTVPLLLIAGSEDGIILPANTFTSDGPQVKQVLLEGCGHMSMVEDPNKLAGELAAFLHFHRV; encoded by the coding sequence ATGACATTGAACAATCGTTCCATTGCCGACCAGACCTATACGCTGCCGGATGGTCAAGTAATCGCCTATTATGATTCAGGTTCTGCTTCCGTTTCGGCGGATACGACCCAGCATGTTATCGTACTGCTTCATGGGTTTTGCGGAAGCTCGGCGTACTGGGGGGAGCTTATTCCACTCCTATCTGGTGAAGGACGGGTAATCGCGCCGGATCTCCGCGGTCACGGCCTCAGCACCGCTCCGGATCAAGAGGCATACGAGATGGGCGATTTCGCCCGGGATCTGAAGCTTCTGCTCGGTCATTTGAATGTGTCCACTGTGCATCTGTTTGGACATTCGCTTGGGGGATATGTATCGCTGGCGTTCGCAGAGAGCTATTCCGAGCAGCTCGACGCCCTTGGTCTTATTCATTCCACGGCTAAGGCGGACAGTGCAGCAGCGCAAGCTAACCGCGACAAGGCGGCACATGCGCTCAAGGAGGGCGGCATTCAGCCGTTCGTTGAAGGCTTGGTGCCCAAATTGTTTGCTCCCAATCACAAATCATCCATGGCGGATCGCGTGCAAGCCATGATCGAAGCCGGTTATGAGACTTCGGCAGCCGGTGCGGCAGCCACAGCGCTTGGCATGAAGGCTCGCCCTGACCGGACCGCTGTTCTTGACGGGCTGACGGTTCCGCTGCTGCTTATTGCAGGATCGGAAGACGGCATCATTCTGCCCGCGAACACATTCACGTCGGACGGTCCGCAGGTCAAGCAGGTGCTGCTTGAAGGCTGCGGACATATGAGCATGGTCGAGGATCCGAATAAGCTGGCCGGAGAGCTGGCGGCGTTTCTCCATTTTCATCGCGTATAA
- a CDS encoding DUF6483 family protein: protein MFQRDFFMRMIEQMGEAAGVVMGLRQQKKNEEALQVIDDLLDRQFRMNGKLIRQLSDADLVRMMTTNGVVETTNLHAVALLLKQEADILDDLSRQDQAYPLHLKAFHLFMRLALLDAPAMLRTPSEEAADMASKLHEYELPQATKLLMWEWYEGDRRYDEAENMLHELLEDGAIPAEEAVEFYRRLLLLPDESLQAGGLPREEVTEGLDRIKQNIEMM from the coding sequence ATGTTTCAACGTGATTTTTTTATGAGAATGATTGAACAGATGGGGGAAGCTGCGGGCGTGGTCATGGGGCTTCGCCAGCAGAAGAAGAATGAAGAGGCGCTGCAGGTAATCGACGACTTGCTGGATCGGCAGTTCCGGATGAACGGGAAGCTGATTCGCCAGCTGTCGGATGCGGACCTTGTCCGGATGATGACGACGAACGGGGTCGTGGAAACGACCAATTTGCATGCAGTTGCGCTGCTTCTTAAGCAAGAGGCGGACATTCTGGATGATCTTAGCCGTCAGGACCAGGCTTATCCGCTGCATTTGAAGGCCTTCCATCTATTCATGCGCCTCGCGCTGCTGGATGCGCCGGCGATGCTGCGGACGCCATCGGAGGAAGCGGCTGATATGGCCTCGAAGCTGCACGAATACGAGCTGCCCCAGGCGACGAAGCTGCTGATGTGGGAATGGTATGAGGGCGACCGGCGCTATGACGAAGCCGAGAATATGCTGCACGAGCTGCTGGAGGACGGAGCGATCCCTGCCGAAGAGGCGGTTGAATTCTACCGCAGATTGCTGCTGCTTCCCGATGAATCGCTGCAGGCAGGCGGACTTCCGAGGGAGGAAGTCACGGAAGGTCTAGATCGAATCAAGCAGAATATCGAAATGATGTAG